From the genome of Aspergillus fumigatus Af293 chromosome 1, whole genome shotgun sequence, one region includes:
- a CDS encoding DUF1996 domain-containing protein: MRSIHLLSSVFGISPVLAWTELHHAPFMNKNIDAIVAPGTYTSHMHTFFGSDAITNVLPTSAELQRGCYSGDNPNDLSVYWVPTLYYVDGDTFTEVAIFRFSTYYTNSYSDSAIPQDFAMISGNASAHSQAEADHPYNGLEWFCEGSSERESDIAKLPTSTCDQHLQLNLLFPQCFNPDDHSEYDFADESNTCPEGMLQMPQLRYRVQYDTKSVAPDGWSGPAPFQLSCSDTPGDGYCFHADFINGWFEDAAENMLINGGGDYEDGQFISGEHGTSAVKATCTPTDQDPDNGTSDYYTSLEMMDDGAAAGDAVASDATVATEDATSTSVAMETVMTFATQVAIPSTAMGPSASIQAQAPTQLLPLPVPTESGVNRGCHRKFRRNIGQKLKDAAAKRVLGALDARE, from the exons ATGCGGTCGATTCACCTCCTCTCTTCTGTATTTGGTATCAGCCCCGTTCTGGCCTGGACCGAGCTCCACCATGCGCCATTCATGAACAAGAATATCGATGCCATCGTTGCACCGGGCACGTACACCTCGCACATGCATACCTTCTTCGGTAGTGATGCCATCACCAACGTGCTGCCCACCTCTGCGGAACTTCAGCGGGGCTGCTATAGCGGGGACAACCCAAATGACCTCTCAGTCTACT GGGTGCCCACACTCTACTACGTTGATGGCGACACCTTCACAGAGGTCGCTATCTTCCGCTTCAGCACCTACTACACCAACAGCTACTCTGACAGCGCTATCCCGCAAGACtttgccatgatctctggcaaCGCGTCAGCCCATTCGCAAGCTGAGGCTGATCATCCTTACAATGGTCTCGAGTGGTTCTGCGAGGGTTCTAGCGAACGCGAATCGGATATCGCCAAACTTCCCACCAGCACCTGCGACCAGCACCTGCAGCTCAACCTTCTCTTTCCCCAGTGCTTCAACCCTGACGACCATTCCGAGTACGACTTTGCAGACGAGTCCAATACCTGTCCCGAGGGGATGTTGCAGATGCCGCAGCTTCGCTACcgcgtgcagtatgataccAAGTCTGTGGCCCCAGATGGATGGAGCGGGCCTGCGCCATTTCAGCTCTCATGCAGTGATACTCCCGGTGATGGGTACTGCTTCCACGCGGACTTTATCAATGGCTGGTTTGAGGACGCCGCGGAGAATATGCTCATCAATGGTGGTGGAGACTACGAAGATGGTCAGTTTATCTCGGGAGAGCATGGCACTTCGGCGGTTAAGGCGACTTGCACGCCTACTGATCAGGACCCGGATAACGGCACCAGCGACTATTATACCAgtctggagatgatggacgaTGGCGCCGCTGCGGGGGATGCGGTGGCTTCGGATGCCACTGTTGCCACTGAGGATGCTACGTCTACCTCTGTGGCCATGGAGACTGTCATGACGTTCGCTACGCAGGTGGCTATACCTTCGACAGCAATGGGGCCGTCCGCCTCGATACAGGCTCAGGCACCTACTCAGCTCTTGCCTCTCCCGGTACCAACTGAAAGCGGGGTCAATAGGGGGTGTCACCGAAAATTCCGGCGAAACATTggccagaagctcaaggatgccGCTGCGAAGCGCGTACTGGGTGCTTTGGACGCTCGCGAGTAG
- a CDS encoding HET domain protein, which translates to MDHIPNIYRPALGHIQVPCLLSKEYRCDYADKDFFSFPERHGWDLCAIMRRDFKRNGLETPLRAASLLQAWLYFGFMSEVLKTEVLIRDFLEEIDGQEVITTKSLPRYINNWQDEIISLPEIVKEEKFHSTLEFFGEVDVYFNAATQNPPGKPHSPLPPEVRLSISVLHATLYFAMMHIFRNEDDPSPSNPKEFIHGFPIDFIETRLRGQGWCPSDIELLKNGGLGSTSILELYYAYLLGNRDVIRDHSGCESTFIGRFACTAFNITEDDYKPAHVAGCSRDCRAIEVDQSWLEQVTQVGRLPLITISTDKSGAAYLEARDSDYNADYAAISHVYADGLGNPRKCALPTCQLTRLQSRVNLLNNKRSAAATDSANLPFWMDTLCIPVRSDMDDVRKTAVRNMAMIYRRAQVVLVLNAELENHSCHASSEEIAMRVSTCSWFRRLWTLQEGVLACNLYFQFQDGAVNLESQGLSCAGHGKRFSVRRRIQAQAIKPYTRICAFRKMPRERRIREIYTLTHWRTTSKDEDEPYCLATLLLADQMVLQRITATKYFYKRREEFIMGQGLFPVKTLFFLEVRVGTRDPPIGWALRRYLYRSEPEPVPASDPLALVDEAGWHVHLSGITCSVSDLPVKPAEGHRLPDFTITDDNKDIDLELSSCFWLRDQNPPEDWRGVLSAFGALKIGIIIEQWPLNYHVRHDGFTSFSPTRGAVIAITKETTSKFTGFFCGTVVISRVGSGQTSSHEILLDMLSGFDVFQQEGSPPVHHVLQRPKLRKDAIPISGQLFDESWEWCIM; encoded by the coding sequence ATGGACCATATTCCAAACATTTACCGCCCTGCTCTTGGGCATATTCAGGTCCCATGCCTTCTTAGCAAGGAATATCGGTGTGATTATGCCGACAaagatttcttttcctttcccgAGAGGCATGGGTGGGACTTGTGTGCGATAATGCGAAGGGATTTCAAACGAAATGGGCTTGAAACGCCTTTGCGAGCTGCCTCTCTCTTGCAGGCATGGCTTTATTTCGGATTTATGTCCGAAGTCCTGAAAACCGAGGTCTTGATAAGAGATTTTCTAGAAGAAATCGATGGTCAGGAGGTTATCACAACAAAATCTTTGCCAAGGTACATTAACAACTGGCAAGATGAGATTATCAGTCTGCCAGAGATTGtgaaagaggagaaattcCACTCCACTTTAGAGTTCTTTGGTGAAGTTGATGTATACTTCAATGCAGCTACTCAAAACCCCCCAGGCAAACCGCATTCCCCCTTGCCACCAGAGGTACGATTATCAATTTCAGTCCTTCATGCAACTCTTTATTTTGCTATGATGCATATTTTTCGGAACGAAGACGACCCCTCACCGTCGAATCCTAAGGAGTTCATCCACGGCTTCCCTATCGACTTTATTGAGACTCGACTGCGAGGCCAAGGCTGGTGCCCAAGCGATATTGAACTTCTCAAAAACGGAGGGCTTGGGTCAACATCCATTTTAGAGCTCTATTACGCATATCTCCTCGGGAACAGAGACGTCATCAGGGACCATTCCGGCTGTGAGTCTACCTTCATTGGACGATTTGCTTGTACAGCGTTCAATATCACCGAGGACGATTACAAGCCAGCGCATGTGGCCGGTTGTTCGAGAGATTGCAGAGCTATCGAAGTTGATCAGAGTTGGCTGGAACAGGTCACTCAAGTAGGACGACTGCCTCTCATTACTATATCTACAGACAAGTCGGGCGCAGCATATTTAGAGGCACGAGACAGTGACTACAACGCTGATTATGCTGCAATATCCCACGTCTACGCAGATGGCCTTGGAAATCCGCGCAAATGTGCATTGCCGACTTGCCAACTTACACGACTACAGAGTAGGGTAAATCTTCTCAATAACAAGAGGAGTGCGGCAGCTACGGATTCCGCCAATCTTCCCTTCTGGATGGATACTCTATGTATTCCCGTGAGGAGTGATATGGATGACGTCAGAAAGACGGCCGTTAGAAATATGGCCATGATCTACAGAAGAGCGCAGGTGGTTCTTGTGCTAAACGCGGAGCTTGAAAACCATTCGTGCCATGCTTCTTCTGAGGAAATCGCCATGAGGGTCAGCACTTGCTCCTGGTTCAGAAGACTGTGGACTCTTCAAGAAGGAGTGCTTGCTTGCAACCTTTATTTTCAGTTTCAAGACGGAGCTGTCAATCTTGAATCACAAGGATTGTCATGCGCAGGCCACGGAAAAAGGTTCTCAGTCAGAAGAAGGATCCAGGCGCAGGCTATCAAGCCATATACACGAATATGCGCTTTCCGCAAGATGCCAAGAGAGAGACGCATTCGCGAGATATACACTCTCACCCACTGGAGAACGACAAgcaaggatgaagacgagccATATTGCCTAGCCACGCTTCTATTAGCAGACCAGATGGTACTACAGAGGATAACCGCGACTAAATACTTTTATaaaaggagagaggagttTATAATGGGTCAGGGACTTTTTCCTGTAAAGACGCTATTCTTTCTTGAAGTTAGAGTTGGCACCCGAGACCCACCAATTGGCTGGGCATTGCGCAGATATTTGTACAGATCAGAACCCGAACCTGTTCCAGCCAGTGATCCTCTTGCTCTCGTTGATGAAGCAGGATGGCATGTCCACCTGTCTGGTATAACATGTTCTGTTTCTGATCTCCCTGTCAAGCCTGCTGAAGGCCATCGACTTCCAGACTTCACCATTACAGATGACAATAAAGATATTGACCTCGAACTCTCCTCCTGTTTCTGGCTCAGAGACCAGAATCCGCCTGAGGACTGGAGAGGCGTTCTTTCTGCCTTTGGAGCATTGAAGATTGGTATCATCATCGAGCAATGGCCGCTGAATTACCACGTGCGACATGATGGATTCACAAGCTTTTCGCCAACTCGAGGTGCTGTAATAGCCATCACGAAAGAAACAACAAGCAAGTTCACCGGCTTCTTTTGTGGAACTGTGGTGATTTCTCGGGTTGGGTCTGGCCAAACAAGCTCACATGAAATACTCTTAGATATGCTTTCTGGATTTGATGTTTTTCAACAAGAAGGTAGTCCTCCGGTACATCATGTCCTTCAACGGCCAAAACTTCGAAAGGATGCGATTCCAATAAGTGGTCAGCTTTTTGATGAGAGTTGGGAGTGGTGTATCATGTAA
- a CDS encoding sodium:solute symporter family protein, protein MASSPAQNAEDVVQAPLPQVAGYLIVVVLGLIIALGMSMLLDRERPLTGAVMMGVTKVLKRTAGEDNKRTEMFMTANRTVRTGLTASAVISSWLWSTAMLGSTLVGYSYGVSGPFWFAAGCSPMIVFFALLGISCKRKIPEAHTSLEVVRIRYGRIAHVVFMTLCLINNIFACANMLLGAAAVIAALTGVHIVAATFLLPVGVTVYTFVGGIKATFLTDYFHTAVILTIACYFSVKAVTVGEVSSIGHLYELVKSASERHPVSGNHAATYLTMTSKGGILFGILHICSNFGLVIVSARPNAMLPLTRQMDTSFFIKAFSAAPSAVVPGYTIGGIAYFAIPWALGTIMSSVALGLENNPIFPTYPRRMTSTEVSNGLVLPYAAMAIAGKGGAAAILLITFMAVTSTLSAQVIAVSSILSFDVYREYFNRNASDRQIIRASHFGVIFFAAFSAGFSTMLHYVGIDLGWTLYMLGVVTCPGIFPMAFTILWRQQSKVAAILSPVLGLATGLGVWLGTAKHLYGAVTVSTTGQILPCVYGTVASAFSPIVYSTILTLWRPQNYDWAEFKKVKLALEELGGDLTTVHNQSSKMLAPNAQELKRWGRIAAFWSIATFLGHWVLWPLPMYGAKYIFGKTFFVAWVVVAVIWLWTTMLVAIVYPIVDGGVQQMAQVYQGLTKGEASPSTPVESSTPSHSSILEKEQVKA, encoded by the exons ATGGCCAGCTCTCCAGCTCAGAATGCCGAGGATGTGGTCCAGGCTCCTCTGCCACAGGTGGCAGGCTACTTGATAGTCGTGGTCTTGGGGTTGATCATCGCATTGGGTATGTCGATGCTGCTGGACCGGGAAAGACCACTAACAGGCGCAGTGATGATGGGTGTCACCAAGGTTCTCAAGAGAACGGCAGGTGAAGATAACAAGAGGACTGAAAT GTTTATGACTGCCAATCGAACTGTTCGCACGGGATTGACAGCGTCAGCGGTCATATCG TCCTGGCTCTGGTCAACCGCCATGCTTGGTTCTACTTTGGTTGGCTATAGCTACGGCGTATCGGGCCCTTTTTGGTTCGCTGCTGGCTGCAGTCCGATGATCGTCTTCTTCGCTCTGCTGGGCATCTCCTGCAAGAGGAAGATTCCCGAAGCCCATACATCTCTGGAAGTCGTTCGAATCCGATATG GACGAATCGCCCACGTTGTCTTCATGACACTCTGTCTGATCAACAACATCTTCGCGTGTGCCAATATGCTCTTAGGTGCCGCGGCAGTGATTGCAGCACT GACTGGTGTGCATATTGTGGCGGCCACATTCCTCTTGCCTGTGGGTGTGACCGTCTATACCTTCGTCGGTGGCATCAAGGCAAC GTTCTTGACCGATTATTTCCACACGGCCGTCATCCTCACAATCGCATGTTACTTTTCAGTCAAAGCCGTTACAGTCGGCGAGGTTAGCTCCATCGGTCACCTGTACGAGCTGGTCAAGTCGGCTTCCGAGCGACATCCAGTTTCTGGAAACCATGCGGCCACTTACCTGACGATGACCTCTAAAGGC GGCATCCTCTTCGGCATTCTGCACATTTGCTCGAATTTCGGCTTGGTCATTGTAAGTGCTCGGCCCAATGCGATGCTCCCGCTAACTCGTCAGATGGACACGAGTTTCTTCATCAAGGCATTCTCGGCGGCTCCTTCGGCAGTTGTGCCTGGGTATACAATTGGAGGCATAGCCTATTTTGCCATTCCGTGGGCTCTAGGAACCATCATGAGTTCAGTCGCTCTGGGTCTAGAGAACAACCCCATCTTCCCAACCTACCCACGG CGCATGACATCGACTGAGGTTAGCAATGGACTGGTCCTACCGTATGCAGCCATGGCAATTGCAGGGAAGGGAGGCGCCGCGgccatccttctcatcaCGTTCATGGCGGTTACATCGACACTGTCGGCGCAGGTCATTGCCGTCAGTTCAATCCTTAGCTTCGACGTCTATCGCGAGTATTTCAACCGAAACGCTTCCGACCGCCAGATTATCCGTGCAAGCCATTTTGGtgtcatcttcttcgcagCCTTCTCCGCCGGATTCAGTACCATGCTGCACTACGTGGGCATAGACCTGGGATGGACCCTGTATATGCTTG GTGTGGTTACCTGTCCTGGCATCTTCCCCATGGCCTTTACTATTCTGTGGCGCCAGCAGAGCAAAGTAGCGGCCATCCTTTCTCCTGTGCTCGGTCTGGCAACCGGTCTGGGGGTCTGGCTGGGAACGGCCAAGCACCTTTATGGCGCCGTGACTGTGTCGACAACGGGCCAGATTCTGCCCTGTGTTTACGGCACCGTTGCCTCTGCGTTTTCGCCCATTGTTTACTCGACCATCCTCACTCTCTGGCGACCCCAGAACTACGACTGGGCGGAGTTCAAGAAAGTGAAACTGGCTCTGGAGGAACTCGGAGGTGATCTGACAACCGTACACAACCAGTCGTCCAAGATGCTAGCACCCAACGCCCAAGAACTGAAAAGATGGGGCCGCATCGCCGCGTTCTGGTCCATAGCCACTTTTTTGGGACATTGGGTTCTATGGCCACTCCCTATGTACGGGGCGAAGTATATCTTTGGCAAAACC TTTTTCGTGGCCTGGGTAGTGGTTGCCGTCATCTGGCTGTGGACAACCATGTTAGTGGCGATTGTGTATCCGATTGTTGATGGAGGCGTCCAGCAGATGGCCCAAGTCTATCAAGGGTTGACGAAGGGGGAAGCATCACCAAGCACGCCAGTTGAGAGCTCAACGCCTTCCCATTCATCaatccttgagaaggagcAGGTAAAAGCCTGA
- a CDS encoding LLM class flavin-dependent oxidoreductase — MATANASITDSPRKSLILNAFVEMCSGHQSPGLWRHPEDESYRFNDVDHWIELAQLLESAKFHGIFIADVLGGYDVYKGPRNLAPAIVSGAQWPVNEPLAVVSAMAAATKNIGFGVTVTTTYEQPYHLARRLSTVDHLSKGRYHDDRYAIAEEYVRVTYKLWESSWRDDAVVLDRERGIYTDPSRVREINHEGKYFNVPGPHLCQPSPQRTPVILQAGTSKAGKTFAAQHAEAIFVAGHSPVVVAKNIAEIRATAQARFGRDPKSIKFLALLCPVLGRTEEEAREKFQYYRSLGSIDGALALFGGWTGINLDTYGDDEELRHVESNAIRSAVEGWSKSTPGVAKWTKSTVGQHITVGGLGATPVGTPAQVADEMERWVREADVDGFNLAYAIKPGSFKDIIDLLIPELRRRGLFWEDYAVERGTYRENLYGKPGQTGPPADHPASRYRWHAGVDAADHKIPEN, encoded by the exons ATGGCGACGGCTAATGCTTCAATTACGGACTCACCACGGAAGTCGCTTATCCTCAATGCGTTCGTTGAGATGT GCAGCGGCCACCAGTCTCCCGGGCTGTGGCGACACCCAGAAGACGAATCGTACCGGTTCAACGACGTAGACCACTGGATCGAGCTGGCACAGTTGTTGGAATCCGCCAAGTTCCATggcatcttcatcgccgacGTCCTAGGTGGCTACGACGTGTACAAAGGGCCTCGAAACCTTGCTCCGGCGATTGTTTCCGGAGCGCAATGGCCCGTCAATGAGCCGCTAGCTGTGGTTTCGGCGATGGCAGCTGCGACAAAGAATATCGGCTTTGGCGTGACGGTCACGACGACCTATGAGCAGCCATATCATTTGGCTCGTCGGCTATCGACGGTGGATCATTTGTCCAAGGGACGGTAT CATGACGACCGATATGCCATTGCCGAGGAATATGTGAGAGTAACCTACAAACTGTGGGAGTCGTCCTGGCGAGACGATGCTGTTGTCCTCGATCGTGAGCGCGGAATCTACACCGATCCCAGCCGTGTGCGGGAAATCAACCACGAGGGCAAATACTTCAACGTCCCCGGTCCACATCTGTGTCAACCGAGCCCCCAGCGAACCCCAGTCATCCTTCAAGCGGGCACCTCCAAGGCAGGAAAGACGTTTGCCGCACAGCATGCCGAGGCGATCTTTGTAGCCGGACACAGTCCAGTAGTGGTTGCCAAGAATATTGCAGAGATCCGGGCGACGGCGCAGGCACGGTTCGGGCGTGATCCCAAAAGCATCAAATTCTTGGCCCTGTTGTGCCCTGTTTTGGGCcggacggaggaggaggctcGCGAAAAATTCCAGTACTACCGCAGCTTGGGCTCGATCGATGGTGCTTTGGCGCTCTTTGGCGGGTGGACGGGAATCAACCTGGATACGTACGGTGATGACGAAGAGCTTCGACATGTCGAGAGCAATGCAATTCG CTCCGCGGTCGAGGGCTGGTCCAAATCGACACCAGGAGTCGCGAAATGGACCAAGTCAACTGTGGGTCAGCATATCACAGTGGGAGGTCTGGGTGCCACCCCAGTAGGCACGCCAGCCCAAGTAGCGGACGAGATGGAACGCTGGGTCAGAGAAGCCGATGTCGACGGATTTAACCTG GCCTATGCCATCAAGCCAGGGTCCTTCAAGGATATCATCGACCTGCTGATTCCCGAGCTTCGTCGACGCGGATTGTTCTGGGAGGATTATGCTGTCGAGAGGGGAACGTATCGGGAGAATCTGTATGGCAAGCCTGGGCAGACAGGTCCCCCGGCGGATCATCCTGCGTCGAGGTACCGGTGGCATGCAGGGGTAGACGCTGCCGATCATAAGATTCCCGAAAACTAG
- a CDS encoding phosphoesterase superfamily protein translates to MHPSALLGLLAFTVAASAIPAPPASAHSKHSINNFKSKIKNVVILVMENRSFDNLLGGQKLKGLENPVNTGPYCNPYNLTDPSQGVACSAAKDFDSITNDPDHAIYGNNIEFYGTFNPDNTQIAEGKLVPHNQGFVHEQVRKYGAKVNKTVLATQVMNYYTEEQVPVLTSLVQNYLTFNHWHSDIPGNTNPNRAALVSGTSLGHGLNDAAFTKHEFPQRSIFQQLTETGHSWINYVDPAGGTGPDAGYFNWTYATNNQDKIQPLAKFYTDAAAGALPELAYLNPSCCGVGTTSMHPAGLISDGEAFIKKVYDALRAGPQWEETLFILTFDESGGFHDHVSAPLAPRPDNLTFTLSTPSGEDYTFPFDRLGGRIPTLLISPWVAKAQVEQKGKNAHGETVSYSAASILRTLGYLWDFEPFTPRVEHAASFEHLIRLHARKDTPTALPSAVPFRNRNV, encoded by the exons ATGCATCCTAGtgctcttcttggtctcctgGCCTTCACGGTCGCCGCCTCGGCCATTCCTGCACCGCCAGCCAGTGCGCACTCCAAACACTCAATCAACAATTTCAAGTCGAAGATCAAGAATGTGGTCATCCTGGTGATGGAAAACCGCTCCTTTGACAACCTCCTCGGTGGTCAGAAGCTCAAGGGCCTGGAGAACCCCGTCAACACCGGCCCTTACTGCAACCCCTACAACCTCACCGACCCCAGCCAAGGCGTTGCCTGTTCTGCCGCCAAGGACTTCGACTCCATCACCAATGACCCCGACCACGCCATCTACGGCAACAACATTGAGTTCTATGGCACGTTCAACCCAGACAACACTCAGATCGCCGAGGGCAAGCTGGTTCCTCATAACCAAGGCTTCGTTCATGAGCAGGTCCGCAAGTACGGCgccaaggtcaacaagaCCGTCCTCGCTACCCAGGTCATGAACTACTACACCGAAGAGCAGGTCCCAGTTCTGACCTCGCTGGTGCAAAACTACCTGACCTTCAACCACTGGCACTCGGATATTCCTGGC AACACCAACCCCAACCGTGCCGCCCTGGTTTCTGGTACCTCCCTCGGCCACGGTCTGAACGACGCTGCTTTTACCAAGCACGAGTTCCCCCAGCGgtccatcttccagcagttGACCGAGACCGGTCACTCGTGGATCAACTATGTCGACCCTGCCGGCGGTACCGGCCCTGATGCAGGCTACTTCAACTGGACCTATGCTACCAACAACCAAGACAAGATCCAGCCCCTGGCCAAGTTCTACACTGACGCTGCGGCTGGTGCCCTTCCCGAATTGGCGTACCTCAATCCCTCGTGCTGCGGAGTTGGCACCACCTCCATGCATCCTGCCGGCCTGATCTCCGATGGCGAGGCtttcatcaagaaggtcTACGATGCTCTGCGCGCCGGTCCCCAGTGGGAGGAGACCCTCTTCATCCTGACCTTCGACGAGAGCGGTGGCTTCCACGACCACGTCTCCGCTCCTCTCGCTCCCCGGCCGGATAACCTGACCTTTACTCTCAGCACCCCCAGTGGCGAAGACTACACCTTCCCCTTTGACCGTCTGGGTGGTCGCATCCCGACCCTGCTGATCTCCCCCTGGGTTGCCAAGGCACAGGTCGAGCAGAAGGGTAAGAATGCTCACGGCGAGACTGTGTCCTACTCGGCTGCATCGATTCTGCGGACTCTGGGCTACCTCTGGGACTTTGAGCCCTTTACCCCTCGCGTCGAGCATGCGGCGTCATTTGAGCACTTGATTCGTCTCCATGCTCGGAAGGACACTCCCACTGCGCTCCCTTCTGCAGTGCCTTTCAGGAATAGAAACGTGTAG
- a CDS encoding lignocellulolytic auxiliary activity family 14 protein, with translation MARSWLMFSYISPRSQFISSNNPHALHSSLSPDFCSLIMLRPVAFLAFSAVAQAHTVAWAKGMYCLGGPDPSTDNANTNTAVNPLYNLKKEDWWFQHDRGCDAAPPAEGDILELPAGGKFTVELAHNRAQTTLSYGGKYASEWPDGKEHPEDWAGPGNPPDCIQDDGALHTNNRSMAAGTAFAISYQSDLSAVTMENLAVFTVLEHTPWKRIATYEVPKDLPACPPGGCTCAWLWVPNGCGQPNMYMAGYKCNVTGSTSSKKVAPAQVPVYCADDSSKCVKGAKQMIAFNRESAFLLEVWSEVT, from the exons ATGGCACGGTCATGGCTCATGTTTTCTTATATCAGTCCTCGCTCTCAATTCATTTCCTCAAACAATCCTCACGCTCTTCACTCTTCGTTATCCCCAGATTTCTGCTCACTCATTATGTTGCGCCCCGTTGCATTTCTCGCGTTCAGTGCTGTCGCTCAAGCACACACCGTCGCTTGGGCCAAAGGCATGTACTGCTTGGGAGGTCCCGACCCTTCGACAGACAACGCCAACACAAACACAGCGGTGAATCCCCTGTACAAtctcaagaaggaagactgGTGGTTCCAACACGACCGCGGCTGTGACGCAGCACCTCCAGCAGAGGGCGACATCCTGGAACTCCCCGCGGGTGGAAAGTTCACGGTGGAACTCGCACACAACCGCGCGCAGACTACGCTCTCATACGGTGGAAAGTATGCCTCGGAATGGCCGGACGGAAAAGAGCACCCCGAGGACTGGGCTGGACCTGGTAACCCGCCCGACTGTATCCAGGATGATGGAGCATTGCATACCAATAACCGATCCATGGCTGCGGGCACTGCGTTTGCTATCAGCTATCAGTCTGACCTCTCCGCGGTAACGATGGAGAATTTGGCTGTTTTTACAGTTTTGGAGCA CACGCCGTGGAAGCGGATCGCTACTTATGAAGTGCCCAAGGATCTTCCGGCTTGTCCTCCTGGAGGATGCACATGTGCTTGGCTCTGG GTCCCCAACGGTTGTGGACAGCCGAATAT GTACATGGCTGGCTATAAATGCAATGTCACCGGGTCGACCTCCTCGAAGAAGGTCGCCCCCGCTCAAGTCCCTGTCTATTGTGCGGATGATAGCAGCAAGTGTGTCAAGGGTGCTAAGCAAATGATCGCCTTCAACCGTGAGTCAGCCTTTCTTCTGGAGGTATGGTCAGAAGTAACCTGA
- a CDS encoding TPR domain protein, with protein MGFFRSHSKKTMSPVHSLIEECNRLMDENMWHKAGEKLRHVVKQLEESQGLDHEETLFMKTNLAYALRRRVEYQEAERMDQQAYAVRLQVSGPDNVETAKSLNNLALDLKGLGRFDEALDLEERALETFLKINGEGSRETQTSMNNLANSFHRHGRLQDAARLHERALALQTNTLGREHFETIITMDLLGVDYRELGQLDRALHYQSEALELSKANLGEAHATTIRCSANLATTYQRLDTEDGEAKALALLEQALTLSRRTFDENSSDTVPVMNNLAAAYAREGRFADAVPLLQSAYAWNQRTLGPDHPQTRASEGNLNYVMEKMGLTRATIFN; from the coding sequence ATGGGATTTTTCCGATCCCACAGCAAAAAGACAATGTCGCCAGTACACAGCTTGATTGAAGAGTGCAACAGATTGATGGACGAGAATATGTGGCATAAAGCTGGAGAAAAGCTGAGACATGTTGTCAAACAGCTTGAGGAATCACAAGGCCTTGATCACGAGGAGACTCTGTTCATGAAGACTAATCTGGCTTACGCTCTTCGCCGCCGTGTTGAGTACCAGGAGGCAGAGCGCATGGATCAGCAAGCCTATGCCGTTCGACTTCAAGTCTCCGGGCCTGATAACGTCGAGACGGCGAAGTCCCTGAACAACCTCGCGCTGGACCTGAAAGGACTCGGCCGATTCGATGAGGCactggatctggaagaaCGAGCATTAGAGACGTTTCTGAAAATCAACGGGGAAGGCTCGCGAGAGACACAGACCAGCATGAACAACCTGGCCAACAGTTTCCACCGACACGGACGCCTGCAAGACGCTGCCAGGCTGCATGAAAGAGCTCTTGCGCTGCAAACCAACACCCTTGGCAGGGAGCATTTCGAGACAATCATCACCATGGATTTGCTCGGGGTGGATTACCGCGAGCTCGGCCAGCTCGATAGAGCCCTTCACTATCAATCCGAAGCCCTGGAACTGTCCAAGGCCAATCTGGGGGAGGCCCACGCAACCACTATTCGATGCTCCGCCAACCTGGCCACCACATACCAGAGGCTAGACACGGAAGACGGCGAAGCCAAGGCATTAGCTTTACTAGAGCAGGCCTTGACGCTTTCGCGGCGAACCTTTGACGAGAATAGCTCGGACACGGTGCCGGTCATGAATAATCTCGCCGCAGCATACGCCAGGGAGGGGCGGTTTGCGGATGCGGTGCCTCTATTGCAATCGGCATATGCATGGAATCAGAGGACGCTGGGTCCGGATCACCCACAGACTCGAGCCTCGGAAGGCAACCTGAACTATGTGATGGAGAAAATGGGTCTCACTCGTGCGACAATCTTCAACTGA